In one Sphingomonas sp. S1-29 genomic region, the following are encoded:
- a CDS encoding copper resistance protein B: protein MIGLSIAAALLAVPVAQDHSAHGAAAPATPMPQANGCTAEHAAMGHCEMPAPAEPTPQPSDPDCPSEHAAMGHCTPKPAAAADRAATTLPAGDAPAPEIAEADYTDRIWGREAMAPVRAAIRAEHGGASFSQIMVDIAELQIRRGREGYRWEGEAWFGGDINRLVVKTEGEGVFGSGVEDAEAQALYSRAIGPYFNLQAGARQDFVPGTPTYAVIGVEGLAPYWFEVEAHGFVSTGGDLFGRVAASYDQRITQRLILQPRAELNLAAQDVRHSGIGAGLSDAEFDLRLRYEIVREFAPYVGVSHAVKTGRTADFARADGEGASSTSFVVGVRAWF, encoded by the coding sequence ATGATCGGCCTGTCGATCGCCGCTGCGCTGCTGGCGGTGCCGGTTGCGCAGGACCATTCGGCGCATGGGGCGGCGGCACCCGCTACACCCATGCCGCAGGCGAACGGCTGCACCGCCGAACACGCGGCGATGGGGCATTGCGAGATGCCCGCGCCCGCCGAGCCGACGCCGCAACCGAGCGATCCCGATTGCCCGTCCGAACATGCGGCAATGGGGCATTGCACGCCAAAGCCCGCTGCAGCGGCAGACCGCGCGGCGACCACGCTCCCCGCCGGCGACGCGCCCGCGCCCGAGATCGCCGAGGCGGATTATACCGACCGAATCTGGGGCCGCGAGGCGATGGCGCCGGTCCGGGCGGCGATCCGCGCCGAACATGGCGGCGCCAGCTTCAGCCAGATCATGGTCGACATCGCCGAGCTGCAGATCCGCCGCGGTCGCGAAGGCTATCGTTGGGAGGGCGAAGCCTGGTTCGGCGGCGACATCAACCGGCTGGTTGTGAAAACCGAGGGGGAGGGCGTATTCGGCAGCGGTGTCGAGGATGCCGAGGCGCAGGCGCTGTATAGCCGCGCGATCGGCCCCTATTTCAACCTGCAGGCAGGCGCGCGACAAGACTTTGTGCCCGGGACCCCAACCTATGCGGTGATCGGCGTCGAGGGATTGGCGCCCTATTGGTTCGAGGTCGAGGCGCATGGCTTCGTATCGACCGGTGGCGACCTGTTCGGGCGGGTGGCGGCGAGCTATGACCAGCGCATCACCCAGCGGCTGATCCTGCAGCCGCGAGCCGAACTGAACCTGGCGGCGCAGGATGTGCGGCATAGCGGCATCGGCGCAGGCCTGTCCGATGCCGAGTTCGACCTGCGGCTTCGCTACGAAATCGTCCGCGAGTTTGCGCCTTATGTCGGCGTCTCGCACGCGGTGAAGACCGGACGAACCGCCGACTTCGCCCGGGCAGATGGCGAGGGCGCTTCGTCGACCAGTTTCGTGGTCGGCGTCCGGGCGTGGTTCTGA
- a CDS encoding copper resistance system multicopper oxidase, whose protein sequence is MSAKIDRRALLRGVATGGAGAALAGWMPAWAQTHHAGLSPALPSVSGDDIRLTIGHVMRTIDGRSSHGIGINGTVPGPLIRLREGQTVRLHVDNQLDEDSSIHWHGLILPFHMDGVPGVSFPGIAARSTFTYEFPIRQAGTYWYHSHSGLQEQMGHYGPIVIDPAGTDPVASDREHVIVLSDHSPLHPHAIFKKLKQMGGYFNYQKQTLADQLKGRGQSAAERAEWGAMRMDPTDVADVTGSTYTYLVNGHGPKDHWTALFQPGERVRLRFVNASAMTTFNVRIPGLKITIVQADGLPVRPVSVDEFQIAVAETYDAIVEPADNRAYPLVAESVDRSGMAVAMLSPRAGIAAQVPPLRQRPLATMQDMGMGAMDHGGGGMDHAAMGHDGAAAPIVDPACPPEHAQMGHCTPGATTPLPGGAAAAAGGMDHSMRDFSVVPDSVAKTPTVQSISPMPIDRTGEPGQGLADAGHRVLVYRDLVALERNPDVRAPDRELEIHLTGNMERYMWAFDGRKFSEITKPIGFLEGERVRVKLVNDTMMGHPIHLHGHFFELVTGHGDHSPRKHTVNVQPGGIVTFDFTADAVGDWAFHCHMLYHMHAGMMQVVSVRPRGEAA, encoded by the coding sequence ATGAGCGCGAAGATCGATCGGCGCGCGCTGTTGCGCGGTGTCGCCACCGGCGGCGCGGGCGCGGCGTTGGCGGGGTGGATGCCCGCCTGGGCGCAGACCCACCATGCGGGGCTGTCGCCCGCGCTCCCGAGCGTCTCGGGCGACGATATCCGGCTGACGATCGGGCATGTGATGCGCACGATAGACGGGCGATCTAGCCACGGCATCGGCATCAACGGTACCGTCCCTGGCCCGTTGATTCGGCTGCGCGAAGGGCAGACGGTGCGGTTGCATGTCGACAACCAGCTCGACGAGGACAGCTCGATCCACTGGCATGGGCTGATCCTGCCCTTCCATATGGATGGCGTGCCCGGGGTGAGCTTTCCCGGCATCGCCGCGCGATCGACCTTCACCTATGAATTCCCGATCCGGCAGGCGGGGACCTATTGGTATCACAGCCATTCGGGGCTGCAGGAGCAGATGGGGCATTATGGCCCGATCGTCATCGATCCCGCGGGCACCGACCCCGTCGCGTCGGATCGCGAGCATGTCATCGTGTTGTCGGATCACAGCCCGCTTCACCCGCATGCGATCTTCAAGAAATTGAAGCAGATGGGGGGCTATTTCAACTATCAGAAGCAGACGCTTGCCGATCAGCTGAAGGGCAGGGGGCAGTCCGCCGCCGAACGCGCCGAATGGGGTGCGATGCGGATGGACCCGACCGACGTCGCCGACGTCACCGGATCGACCTATACCTATCTCGTCAACGGCCATGGCCCCAAGGACCATTGGACTGCGCTGTTCCAGCCGGGCGAGCGGGTTCGGCTGCGCTTCGTCAACGCCTCGGCGATGACGACCTTCAACGTGCGCATCCCCGGGTTGAAGATCACCATCGTCCAGGCCGACGGACTCCCGGTGCGACCGGTCAGCGTCGACGAATTCCAGATCGCGGTCGCCGAGACCTACGACGCGATCGTCGAGCCGGCCGACAACCGCGCCTATCCGCTCGTCGCCGAGAGCGTCGATCGATCGGGGATGGCGGTCGCGATGCTCAGCCCGCGCGCAGGGATAGCGGCGCAAGTCCCGCCGCTGCGCCAGCGTCCGCTCGCGACGATGCAGGACATGGGCATGGGCGCGATGGATCATGGGGGCGGGGGGATGGATCATGCCGCGATGGGGCATGACGGTGCGGCGGCGCCGATCGTCGACCCGGCCTGTCCGCCCGAACATGCGCAAATGGGGCATTGCACGCCCGGCGCGACGACCCCGCTTCCCGGCGGTGCCGCGGCGGCGGCCGGCGGCATGGACCATTCGATGCGCGACTTCTCGGTGGTTCCCGACAGCGTCGCCAAGACCCCGACGGTCCAGAGCATCTCGCCGATGCCGATCGACCGCACCGGCGAACCCGGCCAGGGGTTGGCCGACGCCGGGCACCGCGTATTGGTGTATCGCGACCTGGTTGCGCTCGAGCGGAACCCCGATGTCCGCGCGCCCGATCGCGAGCTCGAAATCCATCTGACCGGCAATATGGAACGCTATATGTGGGCGTTCGACGGGCGCAAATTCTCCGAGATCACCAAGCCCATCGGCTTCCTCGAAGGCGAGCGCGTGCGCGTCAAGCTGGTCAACGACACGATGATGGGCCACCCGATCCACCTGCACGGCCATTTCTTCGAGCTGGTGACCGGGCATGGCGATCATTCGCCGCGCAAGCATACCGTCAACGTCCAGCCCGGCGGGATCGTCACCTTCGACTTCACCGCCGACGCGGTGGGTGACTGGGCATTTCACTGCCACATGCTGTACCATATGCACGCCGGCATGATGCAGGTGGTGTCGGTGCGCCCGCGCGGCGAAGCCGCATGA
- a CDS encoding RNA polymerase sigma factor: MSDTAGPSDAELAAAARAGDQRAFAAIVTRHKGALHRLVARIIGDREQALDVVQESFVSAFGALGRYDPARPMDAWLSRIAINKARDWQRRQAVRRFVGAVLPFAADRAEVATDQPGPDRIAEGRAAVAELERAIAALPHRLREVLVLRTIEGLDQAATAQLLGISAKAVETRLYRARARLAELLEG, from the coding sequence GTGAGCGACACGGCGGGGCCGAGCGACGCCGAACTGGCGGCGGCGGCGCGCGCGGGCGACCAGCGCGCGTTCGCCGCGATCGTCACGCGGCACAAGGGCGCGCTCCACCGGCTGGTCGCGCGGATCATCGGCGATCGCGAACAGGCGCTCGACGTCGTGCAGGAAAGCTTCGTTTCGGCGTTCGGCGCGCTCGGGCGCTATGATCCCGCCCGGCCGATGGATGCGTGGCTCAGCCGGATCGCGATCAACAAGGCGCGCGACTGGCAACGGCGGCAGGCGGTGCGGCGCTTCGTCGGCGCGGTGCTGCCCTTCGCCGCCGATCGCGCCGAGGTCGCGACCGACCAGCCCGGCCCCGACCGGATCGCCGAGGGGCGCGCCGCGGTCGCCGAGCTCGAGCGGGCGATCGCGGCGCTGCCGCACCGGCTGCGCGAGGTACTGGTGCTGCGGACGATCGAGGGGCTCGATCAAGCGGCAACCGCACAGCTGCTGGGGATCAGCGCGAAGGCGGTCGAGACGCGGCTGTATCGGGCGCGTGCGCGGTTGGCCGAATTGCTTGAGGGATAA
- a CDS encoding periplasmic heavy metal sensor has product MTRRYLTIAVIAFVAALAGVFLGQWLMPKAPPPGAELHAVLHERLDLDADQERALERLEARFAVSRRAFEDEMRAENRALAAAIAAEHGDGPRVAAAVDASHRTMGALQKATIAHIFAMRALLRPDQAAAFDAAVTRALTEAHQ; this is encoded by the coding sequence ATGACGCGGCGCTATCTGACGATCGCGGTGATCGCGTTCGTGGCCGCGCTGGCGGGGGTGTTCCTCGGGCAATGGCTGATGCCCAAGGCGCCGCCGCCGGGCGCCGAGCTCCATGCCGTCTTGCACGAACGGCTCGACCTCGACGCCGATCAGGAACGCGCGCTCGAACGGCTCGAGGCGCGGTTCGCGGTGAGTCGCCGGGCGTTCGAGGACGAAATGCGCGCCGAGAACCGTGCGCTCGCGGCGGCGATCGCTGCCGAACATGGCGACGGACCGCGCGTCGCGGCGGCGGTCGATGCGTCGCATCGCACGATGGGCGCGCTGCAAAAGGCGACGATCGCGCACATCTTCGCGATGCGCGCGCTGCTGCGCCCCGACCAGGCGGCGGCGTTCGACGCCGCGGTCACCAGGGCACTGACCGAAGCGCACCAGTGA
- the copC gene encoding copper homeostasis periplasmic binding protein CopC, producing the protein MRMFSKLTLALALSGVAIAAPAAAHPKLVSATPAADASVKPTTRIVLVFSEKLMAPLSGAALIMTGMPGMQNHPDMKMSGVTAKVGADGKSLELVSAKPLPAGSYRIDWHVVGGDTHRITGQHRFNVG; encoded by the coding sequence ATGCGCATGTTCTCAAAGCTCACCCTCGCGCTCGCGCTTTCGGGCGTGGCCATCGCCGCCCCCGCCGCCGCGCATCCCAAGCTGGTATCGGCAACCCCCGCAGCCGACGCCAGCGTCAAGCCGACGACGCGGATCGTGCTGGTGTTCAGCGAGAAGCTGATGGCACCGCTATCGGGCGCCGCGCTGATCATGACCGGGATGCCCGGCATGCAGAACCACCCCGACATGAAGATGAGCGGCGTGACCGCCAAGGTTGGCGCCGACGGCAAGTCGCTCGAACTGGTGTCGGCAAAGCCGCTGCCTGCGGGCTCCTACCGTATCGACTGGCACGTCGTCGGCGGCGACACCCACCGGATCACCGGGCAGCATCGCTTCAACGTGGGTTGA